A genomic window from Bubalus bubalis isolate 160015118507 breed Murrah chromosome X, NDDB_SH_1, whole genome shotgun sequence includes:
- the LOC102396281 gene encoding GATA-type zinc finger protein 1-like has product MEAKPAPDFAMLRELLAPPCLNPEPPPEPPIQQAPRTPACLRPSGRSFWPAHQDSVTALRFLQETAEELAQTPWDTQALGPYWEPKALETLGPLPQAKDDKNMLTPVSQQSPNLGPPRAPLTSPAQPQRRPRKQSNPQRGAEKVDPLFEGVTLKFQIKPDSSLQIIPSYSLACSSRSPGPPTPGPARGPEANPGGSKALAPRHCASCRTERTPLWRYAEDGTPLCNACGIRYKKYGTRCSSCWLVPRKNVQPKKLCGRCGVSLGPHPASAQEGDLRWKTQASRPQSSWLGGH; this is encoded by the exons ATGGAGGCCAAGCCAGCCCCGGACTTCGCCATGCTGCGAGAGCTGCTAGCACCGCCCTGCCTGAACCCCGAGCCGCCCCCGGAACCCCCGATCCAGCAGGCACCAAGGACCCCAGCATGCCTCAGACCCAGTGGCAGGTCCTTCTGGCCTGCACACCAAGACTCGGTCACCGCCCTGCGCTTCCTCCAAGAGACAGCAGAGGAGCTGGCCCAGACCCCCTGGGACACCCAGGCCCTGGGGCCCTACTGGGAGCCGAAGGCCCTGGAGACCCTGGGACCCCTACCTCAGGCCAAGGATGACAAGAACATGCTGACCCCAGTCAGCCAGCAGAGCCCCAACCTGGGGCCCCCACGGGCTCCCCTGACTTCTCCAGCCCAGCCACAGAGGAGGCCCCGGAAGCAGTCAAACCCCCAGCGGGGTGCCGAAAAAGTGGACCCTCTCTTTGAGGGGGTGACCCTGAAGTTTCAGATAAAGCCGGATTCCAGCCTACAGATTATACCCAGTTACAGCCTGGCCTGCAGCAGCCGTTCTCCAGGGCCTCCCACTCCAGGCCCTGCCAGAGGCCCAGAGGCCAACCCGGGAGGCAGCAAGGCCCTGGCACCCCGCCACTGTGCTTCCTGTAGGACCGAGAGGACCCCTTTATGGAGATATGCTGAGGATGGTACCCCTCTCTGCAACGCTTGTGGCATCAGGTACAAGAAATATGGCACCCGGTGCTCTAGCTGCTGGCTGGTGCCCAGGAAAAATGTGCAGCCCAAGAAGCTATGTGGCAGATGTGGGGTGTCCCTGGGCCCCCACCCAGCCTCAGCTCAGGAAGG AGACCTCAGATGGAAGACCCAGGCCTCAAGGCCCCAGAGCTCCTGGTTGGGGGGTCACTAG
- the LOC112577786 gene encoding regulation of nuclear pre-mRNA domain-containing protein 1B-like: MSSFSELALEKKLSELSNSQHSVQTLSLWLIHHRKHAGPIVSVWHRELRKAKSNRKLTFLYLANDVIQNSKRKGPEFTREFESVLVDAFSHVAREADEGCKKPLERLLNIWQERSVYGGEFIQQLKLSMEDSKSPPPKATEEKKSLKRTFQQIQEEEDDDYPGSYSPQDPSAGPLLTEELIKALQDLENAASGDATVRQKIASLPQEVQDVSLLEKITDKEAAERLSKTVDEACLLLAEYNGRLAVELEDRRQLARMLVEYTQNQKDVLSEKEKKLEEYKQKLAWVTQVRNELKSHIQSLPDLLLLPNVTGGLAPLPSAGDLFSTD, translated from the coding sequence ATGTCCTCCTTCTCCGAGTTGGCGCTGGAGAAGAAGCTCTCAGAGCTGAGCAACTCTCAGCACAGCGTGCAGACCCTCTCCCTGTGGCTCATCCACCACCGCAAGCACGCGGGCCCCATCGTCTCGGTGTGGCATCGCGAGCTCCGCAAAGCCAAATCAAATAGAAAGCTTACTTTTCTATACTTAGCCAACGATGTCATTCAAAACAGTAAAAGGAAAGGACCCGAATTCACGAGGGAATTTGAATCTGTCCTTGTGGATGCTTTTTCTCACGTTGCCAGAGAGGCAGATGAAGGCTGTAAAAAACCTTTAGAAAGATTGCTGAACATCTGGCAAGAAAGAAGTGTGTATGGCGGCGAGTTCATCCAGCAGCTGAAGCTGTCTATGGAGGACTCCAAGAGCCCTCCCCCCAAAGCAACAGAGGAGAAGAAATCTCTGAAGCGGACTTTTCAGCAAATACAAGAGGAGGAGGATGACGACTATCCTGGCAGCTACTCTCCCCAGGATCCTTCTGCAGGGCCCCTCCTGACTGAGGAGCTGATCAAAGCTTTGCAGGACCTAGAAAATGCTGCATCAGGGGATGCTACTGTCCGACAGAAAATTGCTTCTTTACCCCAGGAAGTGCAAGATGtttctcttttggaaaaaataacaGACAAAGAGGCAGCTGAACGTCTTTCAAAAACAGTAGATGAAGCATGTCTGTTACTAGCCGAATATAACGGGCGCCTGGCGGTGGAGCTGGAAGACCGACGCCAGCTGGCTCGGATGTTGGTGGAGTACACCCAGAACCAGAAAGACGTTTtgtcagaaaaggagaaaaaactgGAAGAATATAAACAGAAGCTTGCTTGGGTAACCCAGGTCCGCAACGAACTCAAGTCCCACATTCAGAGCTTGCCAGACCTCTTGTTGCTGCCCAACGTCACAGGGGGCTTGGcccccctgccctctgctggtGACCTGTTTTCAACTGACTAG